From the genome of Oryza glaberrima chromosome 1, OglaRS2, whole genome shotgun sequence:
ATGACAAATTGGTGTGGGCGCAGTTAGAGGTGAAAACGGATTGAATACTGTCGGAGATAGctttatcatatttgtttttatttttttgcaataaaaaatcttggatatgaaaataaagtcgaatattatcgaatacaaatACGAATGTATACAATTCAAAATAAATACGGTGACGAATATTAATCGGAACATAAAATCCCTTAAATTTAAGCTTCACAAATCAACGAAGAAATAtaacttgttatttttttaatagaacgtATCAACATTTCCAAATTTTAGATTAATTACCATAAGGAGAAACATACATAAACTTGCACACACTGACATTGAATTGATTGAACAGTTCAGTACAAACATAGTTTAGATGTAACATGGACTGATGGACATGGTTCATTACAGACAGTTTAGATGCAATTTGGACATAGTTCATTACAGACATAGACACATAGTTTAAATGCAACTTGCAAAATTAAATCAACAAGGTCCGGTCGGTGTACATTCTATCCCtaccggagggaggccggagcACGGAAAACATCCATAAAACTATTTAAAAAGGCTATGCTTATTTCAAACGCCTGTGAATATGAATGGTTCGTAGGCGTAGCTTAATTTGTTTCAAACTTTCCCCTTCAACTTGGCGCCATAACCAGCGGTCACGTCTCTCCAGCGATTCCACAGCATGACTCCGCCGTagttcgccgccgcgccctccaccGCCGGTAGCACCTGCGACAGCAGCGTGTCCGCGTCGATGTAGCCTCCGCTCGGTGCAgcggccggcgccgtcggcaGGCCCAGGAAGACGTCCGCGGGCGCCGGCACGCCGCTCGTCCACTGCGCCCACGCGGCCTGCAGCGCgctcgcgtcgccgtcggcgtacTGGCAGTGCGCCAGTGGGTTGTTGTAGAACTGCATCCACACGTGGCTGAACACCCCGGTCTTGATCGCAGGTCGAGGTGCGCGTCGGGGTACGGGCACTGCGGCGCCGCCGTGAGCAGGCACCCGCCGGCGCTGTTGCACCTCGACGCGATGGCCGTCGCCAGCTCGTCGTAGTGGGCGCCGTCGCCCTGCTCTATGTCGAAGTCGATGCCGTCGAGCACCGCGTCGCCGAGGGGGCGCGAGTCCGAGCTGCCGCCGAGGAAGGTGTTCCAGAGGTAGTCGGCGACGCCACGCGCGTcgtcggcggaggagagggagtaCTGACCTCTCTCGCCGCCGAGGGAGAGGAGCACCTTCACGCCGCTCTGCTGGCAGGAGCTGATCTCGGAGCTGAGCGACTTGCAGGTCCCCGCGTCCGGATTGCAGTGGGCGGCGAGGTTGAGCACCGGGGTAAGGCCGCTGCCGTAGACGTTGAGGAAGGCGATGTTGACGAAGTCGTACAGGCCGGTGGCGCATGTCTCGGCGAGCGTGC
Proteins encoded in this window:
- the LOC127759116 gene encoding LOW QUALITY PROTEIN: acidic endochitinase-like (The sequence of the model RefSeq protein was modified relative to this genomic sequence to represent the inferred CDS: inserted 1 base in 1 codon): MAPRLCCSSQFLLAVSFLAAFAAVSNAGKVAVYWGQGADNGDGTLAETCATGLYDFVNIAFLNVYGSGLTPVLNLAAHCNPDAGTCKSLSSEISSCQQSGVKVLLSLGGERGQYSLSSADDARGVADYLWNTFLGGSSDSRPLGDAVLDGIDFDIEQGDGAHYDELATAIASRCNSAGGCLLTAAPQCPYPDAHLDXAIKTGVFSHVWMQFYNNPLAHCQYADGDASALQAAWAQWTSGVPAPADVFLGLPTAPAAAPSGGYIDADTLLSQVLPAVEGAAANYGGVMLWNRWRDVTAGYGAKLKGKV